The DNA segment TGCTACCAGCAAGATGTTTTATGcacataacagaaaacaaatggctTTCCTCATCCCATTTTTACCACCACCTCTCTTACCATTCTCTGAAACAACATTCACAGCCATTGTTGTTATATCTTGAATGCAGGCAGCTCGAAATTGTTCCGTAGGAGGAGTGCTGTAGGTGCTCAGTCCTGTTGCTTTATTGATGTATATTGTCTTACCCGATGAAACATCAAAATCTTGCAGCCAGTCAGAACAAGATAAGTCATTTCTGGGATCACCTGTGCTTGTGTTGTCTGCAGAGAATTCCAAGTTACTTAGGAAGGTCATATGGGGAACCTCAGTagctttcaaatttttttctgaggattCATCTAATGTGCTTTTATCTTTACAGATTATGTTTGCACAATCCTTTTTAGCAGGTAATGATAAAATATTGCTTGAAGAGACTGTGCATTCCCCTTCTACATTGCTGAGCGGTGATGGGCTAACAGTACCTTTCACGAACTCTGTTATACTGTCTGACTGCCAGCACGCACCCTCCTTAGAAATGCTGTAACTATATTCCCCCATTTTTTCCACTGAGGATTTATATGTTTGACAAGTATTATACAAAAAATCGTTATTTGAAGATTCAAGATCAAAATAGTAATCTTTTCTACTTGGACCTATTTGGAGTTGTTCATCAAGTTGTCCTTCTACTTTGCCGCCACTTTTCATCCTGGACAGTTTGGATGACAACGATCCTGGAGATCTTTTACAACTTGCATTTTTGTTACTAACCTGAGAGTAATCAGACAATGTCAGAGGACTCTGACAAAGAGCTCGTTTGTCCTGTGAAGTTTCTTCAATGCAGAATAAAGTCTCTTCCAAAGAACCAAAAACTTGGCTACTATTATTCGAATCTGTATCTTCCACAGCTGGAGTTTCACAAGTGCTCAAGTTACCATGGTGACTATTCTCATTCTTTGAAAAGTCACAATTAGCTTGTGAATTTAAAATCGGGAGACCAACTACACTTCGCTCTGACAATGGTGTTGGTAGTGTACACCTGATTCTCCCATAACATCTCCTGAACTTTTCTAATGAACCCAGCTGTGTGGACAAGCTCAACTTCTTAGAGGGCTGAGATCTTGGCACAGCTATTTGTCTTCTAGGGCTTTTTGTAACTTTATAGTGAGGAATACCTGAAGAAGTTGCCAGCGGCAATTCTGTAACATTTGATGTCTCATAATGTCTTTTACCGGTGGCAGTAGGCATAGCTATCTCCTCATGCACCTGATCTGACAAAGTTTTTTTCTCCAACCACTCATTACCATCAGCCATGCGTACTTCTCTGGTGTGAGGAGGTGGATATTCTTTATTTGTATTACTGGAAATATTCTTACCATTTAAAGACTGAATCCGAAAATTCACTTTGTTGCCAAAAATATCCTTGGCACCGACAGGGCCAGGCCTACACTGCATGTTTAACGCaagatttgtttctgtttgttcacATTCATGTGGGGGCTCACTTTGCCTAGCACATGTTATGAAGCCTGTAGAGCACAATCGTAACGGTATTGAACTAACAGGTCCTCTTCTAGCATCATCTGTCACTTCAACTGTTTCCctgtctcctcctcctgcatTACAGAGTCTCATCAATGAACTTCCGGAAACAGTTTCCGTTGCTGTTTCATTAGAGTCTTCTCCCTCAGATGGCAACTGAATAATATCATTATTTAAGATACAGACCTTATCACTTTTGTGCACTGCTTTGCCTTGCTGGCTTTCCACATCTTTTATGTAACTCTCTGCACAATGCTGCAGGTCACCACAACAgtctatttttcttatttctgatcTGGCCCCTCCAGTGAAAGAAGAACGAAGATTTTCTGAAGGTTTCAGATGAGTATCAGACGCTTTTTGGGAACTGTTAGTGTCTTTTGGCTCCTGCTCAGAGATATGTGATACAATGAAATCAGTCGTGTCATCTTTGCTGGGCAGTGAAATCTCCACTTCATTGTTTCTACATGGATCAGATGGTTCAGCAATCTTCTGATTCAGGGTGATTTCAGTTTCctgtaaatttttatttaactctGTAAGATTTGAAGATTTCTTTGCAGTAACAGATTTCCTTTTTACATCTTTTGATTGCAAGTTACACATTTCATAGGAATCTGCAATTTCATTGCACGCTTTCTCAAAACTGTCTTGGATACTCTTCTCATCAGAAATTGAGGGCTTCAGAACTGGAGCGTTATGCAAACAAAAGTCATTATCTTCATTAAATTCTCTGATGTCCTCACTACACGgttcaataaataaattttctcgtttcaaaaatattttcactccTTCCTCTACACAATTTAGAAGAGCATCCCAGTTCTGGAACTCAATCAGAGTCTTTGCAGGTTCCAGACACACATCATAGTCACTGTATGCACAGGTCACATTGAGAATAAAGATCCCGTACAATTCCGGGCCACAACGATGGCGACCGGGACTTGAACTAGCCTGTCTGCTCGCAGGGCCACTTTTTGCCTTGCAAATgacactttcttttcttaataaaaaatcAATTAGTTTATGTAGTCTTGTCTTTAAAACAAGCCTTCTATTCACATACAAGAACTGCATATTCTTGTTGTAATGTCCTTCAGTACTGATATAACCACTTATCTCAAATCCCCCAGACTTATGCTTTATTTCTCGTAACTTCTGAGATCTGCCCAACCCATAAATTTGACAAAATCGTGAGTATACATCTCTTGTCTTAGGGAGCTGAAGCACCATAGAACAAGAAATGTCATTCcttaaagaaagggaaacagagGGATGCATCAGTGAAACAGCCTCTACTTTCTGTCTCACTCTCTCAAATTCCAGCATAGGATCCATACATTTTCTCCTCACCGGTAACTGATGGAACAGATTACACACAGTGACTGTAGTTCCACCACTTGGTCTGCTCAATTCAGCTTCACAGACTTCCAGTGCTCGCCCATTGTGAAACAGTTTCACAAATGTTTTTGCTGTCCTGCTGGTCTTAGATGAAACTTCCACTATACTGGCCATGTTGGCTATGCTTGCCACAGCCTCCCCTCTAAAACCGTAGAACGTCAGGTTCTCCAAGTCTCCCACTGAGCTGCACTTGCTGGTGAAGTACCGCTTTCCCATTAGATTTAAGTCCTCTCTCCCCATCCCGGAGCCATTGTCCACCACCTGGATCTTAAAAGCTTCCAAATCCACCCTGATAGCTATACATGTTGCTTTGGCATCAATGCTATTGAGGACAAGCTCCTCAACACACTGCCCCAGTGAGTTGATAGTCACTCCAGAACGCAGCTTGGCTCGAACATCTTCCACCAAACATTTGATCATGTCAAAATCAGATTGATGAGAAATTCAAGAAACTGCCAGGAGCTCACTCCTCCATGTTCCTTAAAATTATGCTCtgggtggagaaaaaaaaaaaaaacaaaccaaattaaAAGCCTGGAAAAACTTTCATTTAGTGCATTCACCTTCATAAATAcacttttctcagtttttcaggTATTCAGAGGCTATTTCTGTGGTGACTTTCCTGCTCAGGCTTTGACTATACATCATTGGTGCCTTCTGGGTAAAAGCTCAGAATATGAGTCTATGCTCTTTACTAACAACATACTTGATTCTGAAATGTAACGCACCCAAACCAAACTCCAACCACGATGAAGCAAAACTCAAAGAACCTGCAAATAAAAGGTTTCTACTTCTATTTGtatcaaaaatacaaaagtacCACCAAGAACTGGGCAGAGCATTGCTTTCCTCTGGTTTTCACCTCAGCACCCTCACATCAACTCACGATGCCTCATTCCGGCCAAAGAGCATCTGCTGCAATTCTAAGGAATACAGCAGGCTTGGGAACGGCTGTGGGATGGCTGAGTAAGCTGGTTATGTGAAAAAGGACCCACTATTTCCCAAGTCCCTCATGCCTGCAGGTTTCTCATTCAAGAGGGCGCGCCATTCCCCCTCACGCCCCCGGCGCGGAGCTCCCCTGCAGCTCGGCATCGCTGCtcgccccccccctccccgggcccGGCGGCCCCTCCGTGACAGGCGTGcggggctgcccagccccaggggcagcGGAGACCCTCCGTGACAGGCGtgcggggctgcccggccccAGAGGCAGCGGAGACCCTCCGCGACAGGCGAaggggctgcctggccccaCGGGCAGCGGAGACCCGCGCCCGGCCTCGCTGCCACAGGCGGGGCCCAGGGCGGCCGCAGCAGCGGGCCCTCCCCTCACCTGGGCCCCGCCGCTGCCAGGCTGGGCGACCCCGCTCCtaccggccccgcggcccctcTCACCCCTCGGTACCGGGCtgggcggggcggccccgcagcGGCCGCCGCTCCCACGGTGCGGTAGGACTGGGGGGACACGGGACCGGCGCGGCCGGAGGCGGCGGCGACTACGGCTCCCAGCAGGCCGGGCGCGCCGCGCGGTGCACGCCGGGAGCTGCGGAGCCGCCCCAGGGCAGCCGGAGCCGGGACCCGGGCAgcgcccctccccccgccgccgccctcaCGGCCGCACCGGGCTCCCCCGCGGCACCTCCCCGGCCACAGGGCCGCGATCCATTCAACCCACGTACGACGCACCCGTTCCACACAAGAAGCAAGCTCCAAGCAATTTTATTCTAAATTAAAAGCCAAGGTCGGGAGCAAAATTCATGTTTCTGAGGCATTCAGAGCACAGAAATGACGCTTTTAGCAATCTGTCCTACCAGCactgattctgtgatttcctTCATGTGAGCGTAACACTATACAAAATCCAAAGAATTTTACTGATGTGCAACTAAACCCCGCCCTGCGCATACATTCAGAAATAAAGAGGCCGtgtccctgcacagcccccGCAAAAAAGGCAGCACACCTCTTCCTCCACCTGCCAAAACTCTGTGAAAGGCTGGGAGTTAGACTGACAGTACAACGAATCAATAAATTAGAAACGTAATAAAATAAAGTTCTCTAGAGCTGAATAGTGGCTAACTGAACTAACGGGGAAGAGGGGAAACATTCTGTGAGGGGACGCCATGCCGCAGATTTTGCTCCTTCCCGGacaaagttatttcaaaatctgGAAGTCTTGGTGTTCCAACTCCGTGATCTTCTTCTCATTGCTGAACTCGGCTCGGCTGATGCGGGACTGGGGGCTTCCTATCTTCCTGAGCCATTCCTGCAGCTCCCGCACCCTGGCTGTTGGACCCTGAATTTGTCCTTGCACAGTGCCGTGGCTAGTATTTTGGACCCAACCAACGAGTCCTAGCCTCTTAGCCTCCCCCTGAGAAGACAACGCAGAGCAAAACGAGATTAATTCGAACTGTTAAGAGAGCTACAGAATGACATTCACATACAGCAGTCAATTTTATAGCTAAGACACAGACTTCCAAGAAGCTCCTCAGGCTCAGGCAGcgggaaagcagcagaggacGCACCCCAGCACTTCATAATATTCTTCCGCATGAAAAACTGGGGCTGAAAAGCACTTTTCAGCCGTGCTTATGTaacacagcacaggctgcccgcAGCACTGACAGGATGGCTGCCCTGACTCCGGAGCCCGGGCCGCGGCCAtcacccagcccacccctggCTCAGTCCCACCGAGGCGCCCACAGGAACTGCGGCCGCCCCTCACGgcttccccccagcccggggctAAGCCCAGGACCCCGCcccgccagccctgccccgcacCTGGGTGTACTTGCGGAAGAAGACGCCCTGCACCTTGCCGTACACCTCGTAGTCCACGGAAAGCAGGCCCTCGCCCTCCGCCATGGCGGCGCCGCCCGCCtcctcctgccgccgccgccacgCCCCACTGCGCCTGCGCGGCGTCCTCTCTCTGGGGGTGTGGCCTCGCTCccacgccccccccccaccttggAGCCAATGAAAATCCAGGACCGGCATGCGGCCTCATGAATAATGTATATTGACTCGCCCTCCGCTCAGTCTCCCCTCCTCGGCCATAGAGGTGCGGTCCTCCCAGAGAGCAGAGTGGATGAATGACCGTTGCGGAGGAACCACAGAGAGGCCGCTCAGCAGCGAGAGCGGCGCAGGAACTGGCATTCGCGTGCCCCTATCCAGGCAACGCAGCGACCGGGGTGGGCAGAGCTCCGCGCTTCCCGGGCGACCGGCGGCAGCCGCGGGTCTCGGGTCCTGCGGGTTATGACAGACCCAGAAGCGAAACGGGTGGCGACGCCGCATGTCGCGGAGTCCGGGCGCAGCCCCACAGGTAACTTAGCGGGTAACCCCACTCGCCCCGCGACGCCGGCCTGCGGCGTGGGTACCGCACACGCTCCGGGGGATGCGGTAGAACGAGCCTACTGAGCTCTACCGGACACCTGCGTGTCACAGTCGTGTGCCGCACTGGAGGATCTGCCGTGCCGAAACTGGAGGGACGCGTACAGGAAACTCCCTGAGGGGGGGCTCTAACAGTTTCTGTGGCAGTACAGCATATTTCTGCTGTTACCGTGATAAGACAGGGCTCAGGCAGAAAGCTAACTGAAATACCTTATTTCTGGCTGCATAAATGATTGGGACTAGAAGAGGCACTATGGGAGCTCCCTAGATGGAACAAATGTAAAGATTTACAGAACTTGGAAAAGTTACAAAACCTTCGCTAACGTTCATTATAGTTCCTCAATGTAGCCTCCAGGTGTAGACTGTTCAGAGAAAATTTGTCCAGTTTTGGATAAGATAGTCTGTAATGACTTTGCTTCTAACCTCAGGCTCTTTCTCACGCACAGAATGGCTTGGTTTCCGCCAGTGCGTTCTGTGATGGCAGCTCCTAAGCTTGTTCCCTGTTCCCAGCTGGCATACCAGAACAACTTTCAGCATAAACTCCTATCCGATAAAGAGGAAAGTTTAAAGGATCACTATGCCCAAAAGAGCCAAAGCTATTCTCTTTCTCCGGAAAGTAGTCAATACAGCTCTGGGTATGGAGGCTTCTGTTCTAATGGGCTGCAGGGCAAGTACCTTACCAGCCAGGCCAAGACTCTGCCAGCTATATCAGTAGCCGGACGGAAAGAAGGAGTGGACCGTGCATATCCTTTGAAGCCAGTTCTTCACTACTGGAATGTGAGTGGTCCAGTGGTcaacacagcacagctcaggagTTCCCCATACATGGAGGAAGCTCCAAATAGTAGGCTTAACTCAATGAGAAAAGGGCAGCTTCCAGCAGGGAGGTTTCCGCTAGCTACAGTGTTCTCTCCTTGGACAGAAGAACCTAAACAGTCAGCCTCCCACCTATACAGGAGCAAGCAGGCCTACATCCTAAAGTTGGAGGAAGATGGATGGAAAATGGAACAGGAAATTCGAAAGCAAGAGGCCCTCCTTAGAGAGAAGCTGAGTAGAACAAAGGAGGAGCTTAGGAGGAttcagagagagaaggagcttgtcaaagcagaggagagaagaggcagagaagcagagaggacccatgaggaaaaggctgcaaGGCACCCTGAGGAGAGAATGTTCAGAGTTGCAGTCAGGCCAGGTGATGGGGTCTTCGGTGGGGTGCAGTCCGCAGAGGCCACTGTCCCCAAGCCTGGCACTGCCCGCCACTCCCAAGAACTGGCTATGAGGAAACTCAAGAAGGAACAGCTGGTGGCCAGCAACAGCAGAATTCGAGACCACGTACCCCAGGAGCTTTCAGCCTCTTCTTCAGAGCTGGCCGCAGAAGGTAGCTCTTGTCCTGCCACCCATTCAGTCCAAGGTTCTGGTGACCACCCGTTTGCAGAGGCGCCATGCATGCAGGCTGCCAGtgatgaggagcagcaggagcttgGAGAGTGCAGCTTCTGCGGACGTAAGTTTTTCCTTAGAAGGCTTGAGAAGCATATGAGTATCTGCAGCAAGATCCAACACTCCAAGAAGAAAGTGTTTGACTCAAGCAAAGTCCAAGCTAGGGGCACAGAACTGGAACAGTTTCAGCAGTGGAAGAGCTCAGAGAGGCCTCAGGTAATGTGCAGTCCCTTTGCCTCCCTCAACCCACATCTGCTGCTCACATTCCTTCCACCTTGACATCTAATTCTGACTGAGATGTGAGCACCTTCACGTGTACGTGGGGCTAAGGGATAAAATCCAGCTATTGCCTCTGAAAGGTTCTTGCCAAATAGATCCATTTAAAATCTAATAGATGGGAGGGCGAGGGTCCTAACTTGTCTTTATAATGTGTTGAGGGTGTGTGCTCCCAGAGAAAGCTCACTCCTTGCTGTAGTCAGGGTGCTCAGGATGCAGACCAGGTCTGCTGCAGTAAAGCTTTATGATGGGAAGGGCTGCAGAGAACTGACTGAAAATCCAGGTAGTAACACAGGCTGTTAAAATGAAGGCAGTGGAAACATGCAGCTCTgttcctgcaaagcagctgtaGCAAACTGCTCCAGTTCTATGGTCctactgcttgcttttctggttAGTCTTAAGATCTTTCTATGTATTGATGTCTCCATCAGTATTTCCTTCAAATCCTTCTCTGTGCTGGTCTTTTTGATCCCCTTTGATCCTCAGTTTCTCAGCGAGGGTTTTATGTCGACAGGGAGTGGCCAGGGAAGGGTGACCTGGGTTGGACCCTGAGCATAAGACGAGAATGGAGGCTGACGGTGGTGCCAGTTGCTCTGActgcctttcccttctgcagaggAAGCCACCCAGAAGGAACAACTGGAGACAGAAGCATGATTATTTAATGCAGACCCTGCAGCAGGCCCGTCAGGTTCAGCAAATCGTCTCCCAGGGAGGAAAGGCACCTGCCCCGCCCTCATTGCCTCCCATCGAAAACTCAGACTACGTTGCCTGCCCCTACTGCACCCGCCGATTTTCTCCCCAAGCAGCTGAGAGACATATTCCCAAATGCAAAACCATCAAGAACAggcccccacccccaccacagAGGAAGTGCTGTTGAGACGGTGTCCCACTGTACCTGCTGTTGTCATTCCCTGCCTGTTTTCTGCCAGGTTTCCAGCCACAGACACTTGtgattttcctgctttccctaGTCTCAACACTGGCTGCAAGCATTGAGCTTGTAGTGCAGCAAGTGAACAACCTGGGACGTGTAAGCAGGATACTAGAACACCTGTACTTTGACCTGTGCCGCCCTGTGCAGGGTGCCCCTCTGGGTGCCGCTTCTCCCCTCAATGAACTCTCAGCGTAGGCGTAAGGCAGGCACTGGCTactcagctgggcaggggaaaaaaggctgttGCTGGGGTCAGCAGTGAGGAGCAAACCAGTCATCAGAAATGGGACTGCTGTTCAGAACTGTATTTTGCCTGTAGGTTAAGGTGGCTTGGGTgctgattgttttgttttttttaactattgcCCGATGTGAAGAGAGCTGCTTTAGCTCACCAGTGGCTACagactccttttttttttttttttttttcccttctccaaaaGCATGGAGTAATGCTGTTTGTGAGAAGAAGGGCTGGGCCAAACAAAGCATCtgccttttgtttgctgtgcagctctgtAGGTGCAGTATTCAACCCTGGACGTGCTAACAGCAACGGTGGTTCTGGCTAATGTAGCATTTTTATTGTAGCTACCTGCAAGAGACTGGGATGCAGGGGCTGCCTCTTTGGTTTtgaggtggcttttttttttttttgtcatagaAAGGAGTCCACATTCTTCAAAACTTTAGCATTTAGACAAGACATTTGGAAAAgtcagagggagggaggggaggaaactATGTAAGCAGTTAACTTTTTCAGCACACAGACTGCTGTGTTGTTCTGTCCATGATACCTGTGCTAGATGACAGGATCCAGAGCTGTCATTTCATCCTTGCTAGTGCTCTGTCCTATTTGTTGTAGCAGTGTTCAGCTGAATAACGAAAGCTCTGTAGGTAGGTTTATTCCACGCTTGTTCTGCAGCAGCCCAAGAGTTTATTTAGATGCTTTTCTAGAATACTGGTGACAATCCTGGGCCTACGTCTTACCAGTTGAAGATCTGTAATGTGACCACTTAAAAATCCAGTGTGCCttgttttggttggaaaagaagAACTGGGAGGAGTATTATTAAATGCTTCCTCAACACAGGAAGCCCAGGATCAGAAATTCAGGGGGTTAGAAAAGCTACCAGTAGCAAGCATTTAATGTTTGGGTCCGTATGTCAATTCACGTGCATTTAACAGCTGAGTACTCTGGACCAGCCAGGCCCTAGAGGCAACAGAACAACCATCCCAATGCGTTACCTACCATGTATAACAGCTGGGGCTctgagctgggaaggggtggaagaagaaatatttaattaaagaagAATGGCACATGAGATCAAAAATAGGTCATGAATAAGCACAGACTGGAAATTAGGTTTCTAACCAGGAGAAGAGTGAGATCACGGAAAAACCTTCCAAATAATTCAGCACAGGCAAGGAACCTACATTGTTTCAAGATGGACTTGGAGAAGATCACGGAGCAGAGCATACAGCAGgagttagaaataaaaaattttcaTACAGAGCGTTTGTTGCTGTCTCCAGGCTTTTTGTATAATGTGTGAACAACACCTCAGTGGCAGTTCTGTGCCTCAGTGCATCACTTTCAGGATCTGAGAAGGAATTTCCTCCCCTCAATTCTTAACTtggcttctgatttttttatcttttaatttatatccaaaatatttaagaactgttacagttaaaaaaacccaaacaccacccCCGGACAGTACACTGAGGAACTTCACATCAGAAAACCCGTTAGCTGTTTCACTCATATGTTCAGGGTTAAATCAACAATTagatttaatataaaaaaatccttcttttgctttctcattaaGACGCAAGATACTTCCTGGGGATTCTGGCCTCACACTAAAGGTCTTAGTTTGCCACACTGTCAGAGGGTCTTTTGCAGGAAATAGGTGTCCTACAGACCCTTTTAGAGAACCATCTGCTTGTAACTGGTGCCAGTTCCTGCACATTTTTTAAGTCAGTTATTTTTCcagattctgatttttaatatgTCAGATTAGTTCTGTTGTGTAAAGTTGTTTTAAATGGTCACAGAGCGGTTTGTGTTCTCAAAGAATGACTACTTTGTATGACAGAGTTGCAACAggaaggaaacaaggaaaaaaaacaacccagcagcTCCTTTTGCAAGTCCTTTAGTAAGGTAGCAGCAGCTCATGGGAACCTAGAAAAAGATGAAAGTGACTAAACTGGACTagtcagaagctgaaaaaacacTCCAGCCCTCCATGGGTGGATGTGACTCCTGAAAGAAGTTGGAGAGCTTCTACCCTATAAATATGTGGGCAGAAATCTCAATCCCTTGGCACATCCTAGAAAAGCACGAAGGTCCCAGAAAGGgtcagtgcagtgctgtgccagcGGGTAGGAGCATACAAACCTAGAGAGTAGAGAAAAACCAGACTTGAaacaagggaaaataatttgctaTATCCAAATCAATTGGAGAAGGAAGACCAACCAACACTTTAACTTCAGAGCTTCAAAATAGAGGACAGCAAGAGGTAGGAAAGGGGTGAAGTGGAACCTTTATGCCAGCCTCCTTGATGAAAGGTGCAACTGAATTAACAAAAGGTAGTTAAGAAATTCAGTACCACTGCCTGTCTTATAATATTAACTAATTTCTCTTGTGCTATGTTTTATTGACCGTATTTAGTGGACTCTAAAAGTCAGCAGAGTGCAAATGGTGACTGGGGTagacacagaaaagcttttgatactgtaaaataaatctatCTGTTGGGGACTAAAGTGACAGGCAAACTGCTAACACAGAGATTGAAACTGTAGATTAAATGAAAGTTATTGGAATTAAATCACCAGGCTTCATTTAtcatatttgttttaaagctaGCAGTGGGCAGCTGACCCCTCTTTGCTGAGCTATTGTTTCAGGTCAAGACAGACAGCAGTCCCCAGGAAGTCTCTGATAACTGGTTTAAAACTTAGTAACAGTTTAGCCAAAGTATCAGGCTCAGGACCGAGATTTACTCCACTACTTTGCTATCATGGGCAGTGTTAGCCCGGCACTGCTCAAGCTATGTTATTCACACCAGCTCAGTTCCTCTTTGGCTACTGCAGTACAATCCCTCTTAAAGACATGCTGCATTTTCAGCGTCCAAATCTCTGGTGTATTTTAAGGCTTTGACCCAGCTCTACCTCTCAAGATATTTTACAATTTACTAAAAACCCTGATAAAGTATGACAGGCTTTAAGTACAGTGTGCAGGACCAGTTGGCCAAGCAGATGTCAGGCAGGTTCTCCCTTCTGTGGGCCTTAATGCTCACTAGAAGCTGTTCTGAGAGAAACAGGTACTTCTTCCCTTTGAGCCTCTCTCTTCCTGTTACTCATTTCCCACTTGGCACCACTGAAATAAACACAAGCACAAAAGCCCCCTGACATCACTAGGAAGAGATGtagcagcaagagaaaaaaagagtcagtttgttgtttgtttggttttttaatgaaggGACACAGAACGtgacttttttgtttccccACACCAAAGAACCTGCCAGCCCACTGGCCCTCTTTCTAtaagcaaaaaacccaccccaaaacaacagaATGCCATGAAGCCAGCTgaatatatgcatattttccctccctctcttgccaaaaaaacaaccaaccaaacccaaaccaaaaaaccaagacTCCAAACACAGGAGAATGagtttaaacatttatttaaacagaaactcCAAACCACTCCACCCTTTAACCTTTCAAAAAAAGACAACGACAAACTAGTTTTCAGCCAGAGTGTCAGAGCAGGCATAAGTTGTGTTCCACTATAACAACTCAGTAGCAATACTAGCAGGAGACCAACACATATGCAGCTAGCACTGCAAGAAGGGGAGAAGTAAGAAGGGGTTTGAAACTGCTCAAAGGCACTTCTGCCCACTTGCCCTTCTGTTTTCAGCCCAAAACAAAGGTGCTGgctttaaactgcttttttggTTGCATAGCTGGCTGGTGTGAAATCTGTGGTCTGTAACAGGCACAACCTGGATAGCGTGAATCCTCTAAGGCACATATGAGATTGTGGAACACAGGGCATCCTCTGTCAGGAACCCTCATCCTCCACTAGATCCAAGGGGAATCCAGTCTGTGCACCTAGCTTCCCAACTGCAGAGCATTGAGAAATGAGGATAGCAGTGCACTGCAGGAGAGCGACTCCCATCAGCTTGGTGCTTGCTTATTGGACATGGCTCAGGCTCAACTCTTCACTCCTCAAAGGCACTGCTGCAATGTGACCAACTCAATCATTTCCAACTGCAACAACAACCCT comes from the Falco cherrug isolate bFalChe1 chromosome 7, bFalChe1.pri, whole genome shotgun sequence genome and includes:
- the MLH3 gene encoding DNA mismatch repair protein Mlh3 isoform X4, which translates into the protein MIKCLVEDVRAKLRSGVTINSLGQCVEELVLNSIDAKATCIAIRVDLEAFKIQVVDNGSGMGREDLNLMGKRYFTSKCSSVGDLENLTFYGFRGEAVASIANMASIVEVSSKTSRTAKTFVKLFHNGRALEVCEAELSRPSGGTTVTVCNLFHQLPVRRKCMDPMLEFERVRQKVEAVSLMHPSVSLSLRNDISCSMVLQLPKTRDVYSRFCQIYGLGRSQKLREIKHKSGGFEISGYISTEGHYNKNMQFLYVNRRLVLKTRLHKLIDFLLRKESVICKAKSGPASRQASSSPGRHRCGPELYGIFILNVTCAYSDYDVCLEPAKTLIEFQNWDALLNCVEEGVKIFLKRENLFIEPCSEDIREFNEDNDFCLHNAPVLKPSISDEKSIQDSFEKACNEIADSYEMCNLQSKDVKRKSVTAKKSSNLTELNKNLQETEITLNQKIAEPSDPCRNNEVEISLPSKDDTTDFIVSHISEQEPKDTNSSQKASDTHLKPSENLRSSFTGGARSEIRKIDCCGDLQHCAESYIKDVESQQGKAVHKSDKVCILNNDIIQLPSEGEDSNETATETVSGSSLMRLCNAGGGDRETVEVTDDARRGPVSSIPLRLCSTGFITCARQSEPPHECEQTETNLALNMQCRPGPVGAKDIFGNKVNFRIQSLNGKNISSNTNKEYPPPHTREVRMADGNEWLEKKTLSDQVHEEIAMPTATGKRHYETSNVTELPLATSSGIPHYKVTKSPRRQIAVPRSQPSKKLSLSTQLGSLEKFRRCYGRIRCTLPTPLSERSVVGLPILNSQANCDFSKNENSHHGNLSTCETPAVEDTDSNNSSQVFGSLEETLFCIEETSQDKRALCQSPLTLSDYSQVSNKNASCKRSPGSLSSKLSRMKSGGKVEGQLDEQLQIGPSRKDYYFDLESSNNDFLYNTCQTYKSSVEKMGEYSYSISKEGACWQSDSITEFVKGTVSPSPLSNVEGECTVSSSNILSLPAKKDCANIICKDKSTLDESSEKNLKATEVPHMTFLSNLEFSADNTSTGDPRNDLSCSDWLQDFDVSSGKTIYINKATGLSTYSTPPTEQFRAACIQDITTMAVNVVSENDAEGESLQSLLSEWHNPVFVPCPEIAVDVTSGQADNLAVKIHNILYPYRFTKDMVHSMQVLYDLLLVFTAKFPFSRWDLLMFLPGGKEVSREIVHIPNFHKHQQNSWLLCDTSRHMSCQILVSACG
- the MLH3 gene encoding DNA mismatch repair protein Mlh3 isoform X3, which codes for MIKCLVEDVRAKLRSGVTINSLGQCVEELVLNSIDAKATCIAIRVDLEAFKIQVVDNGSGMGREDLNLMGKRYFTSKCSSVGDLENLTFYGFRGEAVASIANMASIVEVSSKTSRTAKTFVKLFHNGRALEVCEAELSRPSGGTTVTVCNLFHQLPVRRKCMDPMLEFERVRQKVEAVSLMHPSVSLSLRNDISCSMVLQLPKTRDVYSRFCQIYGLGRSQKLREIKHKSGGFEISGYISTEGHYNKNMQFLYVNRRLVLKTRLHKLIDFLLRKESVICKAKSGPASRQASSSPGRHRCGPELYGIFILNVTCAYSDYDVCLEPAKTLIEFQNWDALLNCVEEGVKIFLKRENLFIEPCSEDIREFNEDNDFCLHNAPVLKPSISDEKSIQDSFEKACNEIADSYEMCNLQSKDVKRKSVTAKKSSNLTELNKNLQETEITLNQKIAEPSDPCRNNEVEISLPSKDDTTDFIVSHISEQEPKDTNSSQKASDTHLKPSENLRSSFTGGARSEIRKIDCCGDLQHCAESYIKDVESQQGKAVHKSDKVCILNNDIIQLPSEGEDSNETATETVSGSSLMRLCNAGGGDRETVEVTDDARRGPVSSIPLRLCSTGFITCARQSEPPHECEQTETNLALNMQCRPGPVGAKDIFGNKVNFRIQSLNGKNISSNTNKEYPPPHTREVRMADGNEWLEKKTLSDQVHEEIAMPTATGKRHYETSNVTELPLATSSGIPHYKVTKSPRRQIAVPRSQPSKKLSLSTQLGSLEKFRRCYGRIRCTLPTPLSERSVVGLPILNSQANCDFSKNENSHHGNLSTCETPAVEDTDSNNSSQVFGSLEETLFCIEETSQDKRALCQSPLTLSDYSQVSNKNASCKRSPGSLSSKLSRMKSGGKVEGQLDEQLQIGPSRKDYYFDLESSNNDFLYNTCQTYKSSVEKMGEYSYSISKEGACWQSDSITEFVKGTVSPSPLSNVEGECTVSSSNILSLPAKKDCANIICKDKSTLDESSEKNLKATEVPHMTFLSNLEFSADNTSTGDPRNDLSCSDWLQDFDVSSGKTIYINKATGLSTYSTPPTEQFRAACIQDITTMAVNVVSENGIQFRCHPFRSEIVLPFLPRPRKEKTLASQDLRDAEGESLQSLLSEWHNPVFVPCPEIAVDVTSGQADNLAVKIHNILYPYRFTKDMVHSMQVLQQVDNKFIACLINTRKEMDKKADGNLLILVDQHAAHERIRLEQLIADSYEKEAAACGKKKLLSSSISPPLEIEVTEEQRRFLRCCYKNLEDLGLELSFSETNSSLILVRKVPLCFIEREANELRRKRQPVTKNIVEELIQEQVEELLSLMSI